Below is a window of Streptomyces qaidamensis DNA.
CTGTCCGCTATCCCGCCGCACCGCAGGGCGGCATCAGTATCAGGGGCGGGGTCTGCATTGGTGATCGGTCTCGCAGGTCCCTACCTGTGGGTCCGAACGGTATCTAGGCGACGCCGGCTTCGGTTGGTGGCAGGAGACGGGAGGAAGCGGATGGAGTGTCCGCCGGTCACGGTGGAACGGTGGGAGGGGCTGGAGTGCGCAGCGCAGCTCGATGTCGTGCTCCCGATGTACAAGGAGATCTGGGTCGAACCGCCGTACTGCGAAGGCGTGAAGGAGATCGCCGAGTTCCTGGACCGCTTCGCGCAGGAGGTCTTCCTTCCCCGTGCCCGCCTCGTCATCACCCGCTGCGGTGACGTGCCGATCGGCTACGCCTTCGGATACCCTCTCCCGCCCGACACCGGTTGGTGGAAGGCGATGGATGAGGAGACGACGCCGGAGTTCACGGCCGAGACAGGCGAACGCACCCTGGGCATTGTCGAACTCGCGGTCCGCACCAAGTGGCGGCGGCAGGGGATAGCGGCTCTGATGCATGCCCATCTGCTGGAGGGCCTGGGAGTTGAGCGGGTCACGCTGGCGATGCGGCCGGAGGCGGAAGCGGCGCCGGCGCACGCCGCCTACGCCGCGTGGGGCTACCGCCAGGTCGGTCACTGGCGGCCGGCCGAGGAGGAGGCCGTCTCCCACATCATGCTGCTGACTCTCCCGGTCGCCGTCCCACGGGCCGACCGGTGACCGGGAAGACGGCCGTAGCCGTCCGCGGACAGGGATGGCAGTGCGCTGAGGAGGCCAAGGAAGGGGGACAGTCCACGTGGCAGCGCATTCCAGTTGGGGCAGGTGCGTACGGGTGGCAGATGGCGGGCGGTGGGCACCGGTGCGGTCGCCGCGCCCCTGACACCATCCTGAGAACCGTGCGGGCCGGCTGATGAGCAGGGCGAGCATGAGAGGGATCCGCCGTCGGGGGAGTGCGGGGGACGCGCCGTCGCGGGTGGGGCTGTTGCGGGAGCGGGGGTTCCGGCTGTACTGGGGTGCGCAGAGCGTCTCGCTGGTCGGGGACGAGATCAACATCTTGGCTATCCCGCTGGCCGCCGTGCTGTTGCTGGACGCGGGTGCGGCCGAGATGGGCTGGCTGACGGCGGTGGCCCTGCTGCCGTCGTTGCTGCTGTCGATCCCTGGCGGGGCATGGGCGGACCGGCAGGCCAACCGGCGCCAGGCGATGATCGTCGCCGACTTCGGGCGGTTCGCCGCGGTGGCCTCGATACCGCTGGCGTATGCGTGCGGGGCGCTGACGATGGCTCACCTGTTCGTGACGGAGTTCGTCGTCGGGGCGCTGACCGTGTTGTTCCGGGTCTGCAATCACCACGTGTACGCCTCTGTGGTCGCTGCGGAGCGGTATGTGGACGGCAACGCGCTGCTCTCCGGGAGCAGGTCGGCGGCCGCAGTCGCCGGACCGAGCACCGGTGGCGCGTTGGTACAGGTACTGTCGGCGCCGTTCGCACTGCTGGTGGACGCCCTGACCTATTTGGTGTCGGCGGTGTGCCTGAGAAGCATCAGGGCACGGGAGGCGCCGCCCGCACCACGTGAGGCAAGCGGGCTGGCGGCCGGACTGCGCTGGGTGACAGCGAACCGCACCCCGGGCCTGCTGCTGGCCGGGGTGTCCATGCTGAGCCTTTGCCACACCTTCCTGATGACCCTGTTCGTGTTGTACGGAGCCACCGAACTGGGCCTGTCAGCCGGGGCGTTGGGCGCGGTGATGGCCGCGTTCGGGCTCGGTGGGCTGGCCGGTGCCTACGCCGCGCCGCGTGTGGTGAGGCGGATCGGCCTCGGCCCGGCCATCGTGGCCGGCTTCCTGTGGTTCAGCCTCCCCCTGCTGCTGGTGCCACTGGCCGAAGGCCCGGGGCCGTTGGTCATCGCTGCGCTGATCGCTGCGCAACTCGGCGCCGGCTGCGGGGTCGCGGTCATGGACATCGCGGCCAACAGCTATCTGATCGCCGTCATCCCGCCCACGCTGCGCTCCCGCGTGATGGGCGTGGTCCAGACCGCCAACTTCGGGGTGCGCCCGATCGGCGCGGTGCTGGCCGGCACGCTGGGCACCGCGCTCGGCCTGCGGCCCACCCTGTGGATCGGCACAGCGGGCGCCGTGCTCAGCGTGCTGTGGGTCGCTGCATCCGGGCTGCCACGCATCCGGGAACTGCCCGAAAACGCCGAGCAACGTAGAGAAGAGCATGAAGAAGCGGGGGTTTGACCACCCGCACGGTGCCAGTCGGAAAGGTCCAGAGAGCGGCTACCGAGAGCCGGTACGGGCCGCTGACGAGCTGGTGGTCCAGGGCCAGCAGGTTCTTGTCCTCGGGGTGCGGATCTTCTGTCGCCTGGCCCTCTTGCGGTGTAGATCGGGCGCCAGAACAACCGTATGCCCGGCCGTGAAAGATCAGTTGAAGGATACGAATTAGCTCCTGTGGCCAGGTGCTGAGGTTCGCCGCCCCATCAGGGCCAGCCCTGCAACACGCACAGACTTGACACGGAATCGAGCTGGAACAGCCCGACCGTGTCGCTGCGCCGGATGAGGTCGAAGGCAGGCGGGTCGTCGAGGGAAACGTGGTCGGGGTTGTCGAGATCGAGCAGGCGTCCCGTGGTGCGGTGGATCTCGGCGACAGCGTGCGCCATCGCGGACTGCATCCGCACGCCGAGGACGTCGAGCTTCAGCAGGCCGAAGTCTTCGACGTCCTCCTTGTCGGCCTGCACCATCGGGTATCCGGCCGGGGTGGGCTGTACCGGCAGCCGGTCCAGCAGCGCCGCGTTCGAAAGGATCACTCCGCAGGGGTGCATGGCGTAGCCGCGGGGAGCGCGTCCAGGCCTTCGGCGAGCTCCCACAGCGGTCCGAACTTTGCTGCCTGAGTGGCGAGTTGCCGCAGCTCCGGCAGCTCGGCCAGGGCACTGCGGATATCCCGGGCCCGGATGTGCGGAAAACTCTTCGCGATCTCCCCGATGACCTGCGGCGGAATCCCCAGGGCGAGGCCGGTATCGCGCAAGGCGTGACGCGCCCGGTAGGTCTCGGGCATGCCGGTGACCGCGGTCCGCTCCCGCCCGAACCTCTCGACGATCGCGTCGTACACCTCCAGCCGACGCTCGGACTCCACATCGAGGTCGATGTCCGGCAACGAGGTGCGCCGCTCGCTGAGGAAGCGCTCGAACAGCAGCCGGTGCTCGAGAGGGTTGGCCGTGGCGACGAACAGCGCGTGGTTGACCATCGAGCCGGCGCCGGAGCCACCCGGATCCCCAAGGCCCGGGTGTCGGCGACCACCTCATAGCCCAACCGGCCAATGACCTCCAGCTCATAGTGCAGCTGCCGTACGGCGCGTTCGTCCGTGTCCAAGCCCCGGGCCACCAAGCCCGCCTCACAGCGCTGCCTCAGCAGCCGCATCGCCGAACCGCGCTCGGGGCCGGCGCCGACGACGGCAGGTGCGGGGAAGTGGGGACGCCCGAGCCCGAGATCGACCGGGTGAGGGTGCACGACTGGCCTGTGGTCTCGGTCTCGGCCAGCAGGCGGACCGCCCGGGCGGAGTCGTTGCCGACGGCCTGGGCGATACGGTCGGCGGCCGCCGCCATGGTGGCTGGACCCTTCAGCCAGCGTTCGCCGCCGTCCAGGTGCCGCCGGTCCACGGGCCGAAGCAGCCGGGCCGCGTCGAGCACGTCGGCCAGCCGGTGCTGGTGGGGGTCGGCGTAGCGGACCGCGTTCGTCAGCACCGTACGGACGCCGAGCTGGTCGGCCAGGCCCACGGTGCGCGCGGTCAGCCGCAGCGAGCCCGCCCCGGTGCCCTGCCGCCCCAGGTACACGGCTTCCAGCCGCAGATGCTCTCCGGCGAGATCCCGCCACGGCGCGAGCAACTGCTCGGCGACGTCGGGGCAGCCGGCGGACAGGGCCCGTACCGGTTCGGAAGCCGGGCCGAGCAGCACCACCAGGTCCCGGTCGGCATACGCGCGCAGGGTGGGCCAGGACACGACCGGCGCTGCGCCGTCGGCCTCGGCTTGC
It encodes the following:
- a CDS encoding GNAT family N-acetyltransferase, whose amino-acid sequence is MECPPVTVERWEGLECAAQLDVVLPMYKEIWVEPPYCEGVKEIAEFLDRFAQEVFLPRARLVITRCGDVPIGYAFGYPLPPDTGWWKAMDEETTPEFTAETGERTLGIVELAVRTKWRRQGIAALMHAHLLEGLGVERVTLAMRPEAEAAPAHAAYAAWGYRQVGHWRPAEEEAVSHIMLLTLPVAVPRADR
- a CDS encoding MFS transporter — translated: MRGIRRRGSAGDAPSRVGLLRERGFRLYWGAQSVSLVGDEINILAIPLAAVLLLDAGAAEMGWLTAVALLPSLLLSIPGGAWADRQANRRQAMIVADFGRFAAVASIPLAYACGALTMAHLFVTEFVVGALTVLFRVCNHHVYASVVAAERYVDGNALLSGSRSAAAVAGPSTGGALVQVLSAPFALLVDALTYLVSAVCLRSIRAREAPPAPREASGLAAGLRWVTANRTPGLLLAGVSMLSLCHTFLMTLFVLYGATELGLSAGALGAVMAAFGLGGLAGAYAAPRVVRRIGLGPAIVAGFLWFSLPLLLVPLAEGPGPLVIAALIAAQLGAGCGVAVMDIAANSYLIAVIPPTLRSRVMGVVQTANFGVRPIGAVLAGTLGTALGLRPTLWIGTAGAVLSVLWVAASGLPRIRELPENAEQRREEHEEAGV